The Candidatus Manganitrophus noduliformans genome includes a window with the following:
- a CDS encoding VIT1/CCC1 transporter family protein: MTKDRNKKKRPAEKEPRRISGLIRRRLREAVFGVQDGLISTLGALTGIAEGTESRAAVVISGVVIIVVESLSMAAGSYLSSKSHKQYLQRLLREEEEQIARDPEGERREIWAMYRERGYPDEEIAIIANRLLSDKALLLEDMAHKELGISPASLEGPAGNALVMGIAYVFGGLVPVLPYLILSIDAAMPLSVSGTLIALFLFGGLKGRLVGQRGWRSALEMVGIAGLAAAAGYGIGRLASFWIK, translated from the coding sequence ATGACGAAGGACCGAAACAAGAAGAAACGGCCGGCTGAAAAAGAACCCCGGCGGATTTCCGGGCTGATCCGGAGGCGGTTGCGGGAGGCGGTTTTCGGGGTCCAGGACGGTCTTATCTCGACCCTCGGCGCCCTCACCGGAATCGCGGAAGGGACGGAGAGCCGGGCGGCGGTTGTCATTTCCGGAGTGGTGATCATCGTCGTCGAATCGCTGTCGATGGCCGCCGGCTCCTATCTCTCTTCAAAATCGCACAAGCAATACCTTCAGCGCCTTCTCCGGGAAGAGGAGGAGCAGATTGCAAGAGACCCGGAAGGAGAGCGGCGGGAGATCTGGGCGATGTACCGGGAGCGGGGTTATCCCGACGAGGAGATCGCGATCATTGCGAATCGGCTGCTGAGCGATAAAGCTCTTCTCCTGGAAGACATGGCGCACAAGGAGCTCGGCATCTCTCCGGCGAGCCTGGAGGGGCCGGCCGGCAATGCGCTCGTGATGGGGATCGCCTACGTCTTCGGCGGCCTCGTTCCGGTCCTCCCCTATCTGATCCTCTCGATCGACGCGGCGATGCCGCTCTCCGTTTCCGGCACGCTTATCGCCCTTTTTCTCTTCGGCGGGTTGAAGGGACGCCTCGTCGGCCAAAGGGGATGGCGCAGCGCGCTTGAGATGGTCGGCATCGCGGGTCTTGCAGCCGCGGCAGGATACGGGATCGGGCGGCTTGCAAGCTTTTGGATCAAGTAA